The following proteins come from a genomic window of Limnohabitans sp. 103DPR2:
- the hflX gene encoding GTPase HflX, giving the protein MSKESVDSTPALLVGVDFGLPHFDGELDELSQLALTAGMQPVAKITCKRKAPDAALFVGSGKADEIKFMAEQMGAREILFDQSLSPAQQRNLERHMGLPVNDRTLLILEIFAQRARSHEGKLQVELARLQYLSTRLVRRWSHLERQRGGIGTRGGPGETQIELDRRMISDAIKRTKERLTKVKKQRSTQRRQRDRRNAFNVSLVGYTNAGKSTLFNALVKARAYAADQLFATLDTTTRQLYLGEAGRSASVSDTVGFIRDLPHGLIDAFQATLQEAADADLLIHVVDASNPNFPEQMTEVQRVLHEIGADHVPQWLVFNKIDNLPPERCPLAFQDEYEVDGQALTRIFVSAQSGEGLPLLRQWLAQEVMKDSAEPTPATDPRFALDNFGENSDDLP; this is encoded by the coding sequence TTGAGCAAAGAATCGGTGGATTCAACGCCGGCCTTGTTGGTCGGTGTTGATTTTGGTTTGCCACATTTCGATGGTGAACTGGATGAACTTAGCCAATTGGCCCTCACTGCGGGCATGCAGCCCGTGGCCAAAATAACCTGCAAGCGCAAAGCCCCCGATGCGGCATTGTTTGTGGGTTCAGGTAAGGCAGACGAAATTAAATTCATGGCCGAGCAAATGGGCGCTCGTGAAATTCTGTTCGATCAATCGCTCAGCCCAGCGCAACAGCGCAACCTAGAGCGTCACATGGGTCTTCCAGTCAACGATAGAACGCTCCTTATTTTGGAGATTTTTGCGCAACGCGCGCGCAGCCATGAAGGTAAATTGCAGGTTGAGTTGGCCCGCCTGCAGTACCTCAGCACGCGCTTGGTTCGACGTTGGTCGCACTTGGAGCGGCAGCGTGGCGGCATTGGCACACGGGGTGGTCCTGGCGAGACTCAAATCGAATTGGACCGGCGCATGATCAGTGACGCCATCAAGCGCACCAAAGAGCGCTTGACCAAAGTCAAAAAACAAAGGTCGACGCAAAGGCGTCAGCGCGATCGTCGTAACGCTTTCAATGTTTCTTTGGTGGGTTACACCAACGCGGGAAAATCAACTTTGTTCAATGCCTTGGTCAAGGCAAGAGCTTATGCCGCTGATCAGTTGTTTGCCACCCTCGACACCACCACACGTCAGCTGTATCTGGGTGAGGCGGGCCGCAGTGCTTCGGTCTCAGACACGGTGGGTTTCATTCGTGATTTGCCTCATGGTTTGATCGATGCGTTTCAAGCCACCCTGCAAGAGGCTGCTGATGCCGACTTGTTGATTCACGTGGTGGATGCATCCAATCCCAACTTCCCAGAACAAATGACGGAAGTTCAGCGTGTTTTGCATGAAATCGGGGCCGATCACGTGCCTCAATGGCTTGTATTTAACAAAATAGACAACCTTCCCCCAGAGCGTTGTCCTTTGGCTTTTCAAGACGAATACGAAGTGGATGGCCAGGCACTGACGCGCATTTTTGTCAGTGCGCAGTCTGGCGAAGGCTTGCCGTTGTTGCGTCAATGGCTGGCCCAAGAAGTCATGAAGGACTCGGCAGAGCCTACGCCAGCAACAGATCCACGTTTTGCCCTTGATAATTTCGGGGAAAATTCAGACGACCTCCCATAA
- the hfq gene encoding RNA chaperone Hfq, whose protein sequence is MNNKGQLLQDPFLNALRREHVPVSIYLVNGIKLQGQIESFDQYVVLLRNTVTQMVYKHAISTIVPGRAVNLSGTDAAEDTPA, encoded by the coding sequence GTGAACAACAAAGGGCAACTTTTGCAAGATCCCTTCCTCAACGCCTTGCGCCGCGAGCATGTGCCAGTTTCCATTTATTTGGTCAATGGCATCAAGCTTCAAGGCCAAATTGAGTCTTTTGACCAGTACGTCGTTTTGCTTCGCAATACCGTCACTCAAATGGTCTACAAGCACGCTATTTCCACCATTGTCCCTGGTCGCGCAGTGAACCTTTCCGGTACTGACGCTGCTGAAGACACGCCTGCTTAA
- the der gene encoding ribosome biogenesis GTPase Der: MKPVLALVGRPNVGKSTLFNRLTKSRDAIVADFAGLTRDRHYGQGRQGRYEYIVIDTGGFEPDASSGIYKEMAKQTQQAVAEADVVVFVVDARAGVSAQDHDIAKYLRRIGKPCLLVANKAEGMREGVQISEFYELGLGDVIPVSAAHGQGVRSLVELALDPLMLPEDDEDSEVDTTIVKLAVAGRPNVGKSTLINTWLGEERLVAFDMPGTTRDAITVPFERDGQKFELIDTAGLRRKGKVFEAIEKFSVVKTLQAIESANVVLLLLDATQGVTEQDAHIAGFILESGRAVVLAVNKWDAVDEYQRELVHRSIENRLPFLKFANLHTISAKKRQGLGPVWKSISQAHKSAMVKMSTPVLTRLLLESVQFQSPQRGGMFRPKLRYAHQGGMNPPVIVIHGNSLEHVTETYKRYLEGRFRKHFDLSGTPLRIEMKTSQNPYADKDSD; this comes from the coding sequence TTGAAACCCGTACTGGCTTTGGTCGGACGCCCCAATGTAGGCAAGTCCACGCTCTTTAACCGTCTTACCAAAAGTCGCGATGCTATCGTGGCCGATTTTGCAGGACTGACCCGCGATCGTCATTACGGCCAAGGCCGGCAGGGCCGCTACGAGTACATCGTCATTGACACAGGCGGTTTCGAGCCCGACGCCAGTTCTGGTATCTACAAAGAAATGGCCAAACAAACGCAACAAGCTGTCGCAGAGGCTGACGTGGTTGTGTTTGTGGTGGATGCTCGCGCTGGTGTGTCAGCGCAAGATCACGACATCGCCAAATACCTTCGAAGAATTGGCAAGCCCTGTTTGTTGGTGGCCAACAAAGCCGAAGGCATGCGAGAAGGCGTCCAAATCAGTGAGTTTTACGAATTGGGTCTGGGTGACGTGATTCCTGTATCGGCCGCACATGGTCAAGGCGTCAGAAGCTTGGTCGAGCTGGCGCTGGACCCGCTCATGTTGCCTGAAGACGATGAAGATTCAGAAGTTGACACGACAATCGTGAAACTGGCAGTGGCGGGGCGCCCCAACGTTGGCAAATCAACGCTCATCAACACTTGGTTGGGAGAAGAGCGCTTGGTCGCTTTTGACATGCCTGGCACCACGCGAGACGCCATCACGGTTCCATTTGAGCGCGATGGTCAAAAATTTGAACTGATCGATACGGCGGGTCTGCGGCGCAAAGGCAAGGTTTTTGAAGCCATTGAAAAGTTTTCCGTGGTGAAGACTTTGCAAGCCATTGAATCTGCCAATGTTGTCTTGCTGTTACTCGATGCCACACAGGGTGTGACCGAGCAAGACGCCCACATTGCCGGATTTATTTTGGAAAGCGGTCGAGCCGTGGTCTTGGCAGTGAACAAGTGGGATGCCGTTGATGAGTACCAGCGTGAATTGGTGCACCGCTCCATCGAGAACCGATTGCCATTCCTCAAGTTTGCCAACCTGCACACCATTTCTGCCAAAAAGCGTCAAGGTCTGGGTCCTGTTTGGAAGTCCATTTCCCAGGCGCACAAATCTGCCATGGTCAAAATGTCCACACCGGTTTTGACACGATTGCTGTTGGAGTCGGTGCAGTTCCAAAGTCCACAGCGTGGCGGTATGTTCCGTCCCAAGCTGCGATATGCCCATCAAGGCGGGATGAATCCGCCGGTCATTGTGATTCATGGCAATTCACTGGAGCATGTGACTGAAACCTACAAGCGTTACTTGGAGGGGCGCTTTAGAAAGCACTTTGACCTCTCGGGGACACCCCTTCGAATTGAGATGAAAACGTCGCAAAATCCCTACGCCGACAAAGATTCGGACTGA
- the rlmN gene encoding 23S rRNA (adenine(2503)-C(2))-methyltransferase RlmN, translating to MTANLLDFDLEGLAVFCEGLGEKRFRATQLFRWIHQRGMSQFDDMSDLAKSLREKLKVHAHVAALPILSQQISKDGTIKWLFDVGNGDAVETVFIPEDDRGTLCVSSQAGCAVGCRFCSTGHQGFSRNLTTAEILAQLWFAEHFLRNYLKQTDRVISNVVMMGMGEPLQNYAALVPALKAMLDDHGYGLSRRRVTVSTSGVVPMMTRLSQDCPVALAVSLHAPNNVLRDNLVPLNRKYPLDELLSECTLYLAKAPRDFITFEYCMLKGVNDQPVHAQELVQLIKRHAALGLRCKFNLIPFNPFKESGLLRSDDVTVAKFAEVLIQAGFVTTVRKTRGDDIDAACGQLAGDVKDRTDVASRIAQQRAVPVQWVSKPTTPKPDLS from the coding sequence ATGACGGCCAACCTTCTTGATTTTGACCTTGAAGGCTTGGCCGTTTTTTGTGAAGGGCTGGGCGAAAAACGTTTTCGCGCCACCCAACTCTTTCGCTGGATTCACCAGCGCGGCATGTCCCAGTTTGACGACATGTCCGACCTTGCCAAGTCCCTCCGAGAAAAGCTCAAAGTACATGCCCATGTGGCGGCTTTGCCCATTCTTTCTCAACAAATTTCCAAAGACGGCACCATCAAATGGTTGTTTGATGTGGGCAATGGTGATGCTGTAGAAACCGTTTTCATCCCTGAAGATGACCGTGGTACTTTGTGTGTTTCTTCGCAAGCGGGGTGTGCGGTAGGCTGTCGGTTTTGCTCAACGGGACATCAAGGCTTCAGCCGCAATCTCACCACTGCAGAAATACTGGCGCAACTTTGGTTTGCCGAACATTTTCTGCGCAATTATCTGAAGCAAACTGACCGTGTCATCTCCAATGTGGTCATGATGGGAATGGGCGAGCCTTTGCAAAATTATGCTGCCCTTGTTCCCGCATTGAAAGCCATGCTCGACGATCACGGCTATGGCTTGTCAAGGCGTCGCGTCACCGTGTCGACCTCGGGCGTGGTGCCCATGATGACGCGTTTGTCTCAGGATTGTCCTGTGGCATTGGCCGTTTCTTTGCACGCACCCAACAACGTGCTGCGAGACAATTTGGTCCCTCTCAATCGCAAATATCCTTTGGATGAATTGCTTTCCGAGTGCACGCTTTATTTGGCCAAAGCACCACGCGATTTCATCACGTTTGAATATTGCATGTTGAAGGGCGTGAACGATCAACCTGTACACGCACAAGAATTGGTGCAGTTGATCAAACGCCATGCCGCGCTGGGTTTGCGTTGTAAATTCAACTTGATTCCCTTCAATCCCTTCAAAGAATCTGGATTGTTGCGGTCAGACGATGTCACTGTCGCCAAGTTTGCTGAAGTCCTCATCCAAGCAGGTTTTGTTACCACAGTTCGAAAGACGCGGGGCGATGACATTGATGCGGCTTGCGGTCAACTGGCGGGTGATGTCAAAGATCGAACCGACGTGGCCAGCCGGATTGCCCAGCAGCGCGCAGTGCCGGTTCAGTGGGTTTCAAAACCCACAACCCCAAAACCCGATCTGTCTTGA
- the ndk gene encoding nucleoside-diphosphate kinase gives MAIERTLSIIKPDAVAKNVIGQIYARFEAAGLKVVAAKMAHLSRGEAEAFYAVHKERPFFKDLVDFMISGPVMIQALEGEGAILKNRDLMGATDPKKAAPGTIRADFADSIDANAVHGSDAAETAAVEISFFFPGMNVYSR, from the coding sequence ATGGCAATCGAACGCACACTGTCCATCATCAAGCCTGACGCAGTCGCTAAAAACGTCATCGGTCAAATCTACGCTCGTTTCGAAGCTGCTGGCCTCAAAGTTGTCGCCGCCAAAATGGCACATTTGTCACGCGGTGAAGCGGAAGCCTTCTACGCTGTTCACAAAGAGCGTCCTTTCTTCAAAGATTTGGTTGACTTCATGATTTCCGGTCCTGTGATGATTCAGGCTTTGGAAGGCGAAGGCGCCATCTTGAAAAACCGCGACCTGATGGGCGCTACAGATCCTAAGAAGGCTGCTCCTGGCACCATTCGCGCTGACTTCGCTGACAGCATCGATGCCAATGCCGTTCACGGTTCTGATGCCGCTGAAACCGCTGCTGTTGAAATCAGCTTCTTCTTCCCAGGCATGAACGTTTACTCACGTTAA
- the bamB gene encoding outer membrane protein assembly factor BamB: MSLHKRLVAFAAFAATALLLGACSSTPDKPTPTALGDFKEQLSVSKLWSTQIGPVSAPLTAQLNGTQLALASANGLLSLVNAETGTEAWRFALNTSLSAGVGTDGNRLSVITKSNELVTVADAKVLWKVKLPALSFTAPLVAGGRVFVLTADRTVIAFDGASGQKLWSQQRTGDALVLKQAGILTSYQDNLLVGLSGRLVAMNPSNGVTRWEVTIGSSRGTNEVERLVDLVSGVSRVNNVVCARAFQTSVTCVDAQRGSNLWTRASQGHVGVSGSQAALFGAESDGKLVAWNRAGGQVLWQSEALRFRGLTAPVAADGQLVVGDDLGWLHWMDAGNGQTLARIQIDASGIAMPPVPHGKTWVVITKSGLVQALRAN, translated from the coding sequence ATGTCACTTCACAAACGATTAGTCGCTTTCGCAGCTTTTGCCGCCACGGCATTGCTCTTGGGTGCTTGTTCAAGCACGCCAGACAAGCCGACGCCCACAGCCTTGGGCGATTTCAAGGAGCAGCTTAGCGTCAGCAAGCTTTGGTCAACTCAGATCGGACCCGTCTCTGCGCCTCTCACAGCTCAATTGAACGGCACTCAATTGGCCCTTGCAAGCGCAAATGGTTTGCTGAGTTTGGTGAATGCTGAAACAGGCACCGAGGCATGGCGCTTCGCATTGAACACATCGCTGTCTGCGGGTGTTGGAACCGATGGCAATCGCCTGTCTGTCATCACCAAGTCCAACGAGTTGGTGACAGTTGCCGATGCCAAAGTTTTGTGGAAAGTGAAGTTGCCAGCTTTGTCCTTCACTGCGCCCTTGGTGGCAGGTGGCCGTGTTTTTGTACTCACAGCTGATCGAACTGTGATCGCTTTTGATGGCGCTTCGGGCCAAAAGCTTTGGAGTCAGCAGCGCACGGGTGATGCCCTGGTCCTGAAGCAAGCGGGCATCTTGACCAGTTATCAAGACAACTTGCTGGTGGGTCTTTCAGGTCGACTGGTGGCCATGAACCCAAGCAATGGCGTCACACGTTGGGAGGTCACCATTGGTTCATCCCGCGGCACGAACGAAGTTGAACGTTTGGTTGACTTGGTCTCGGGTGTTTCGCGCGTGAACAACGTCGTTTGCGCGCGTGCTTTCCAAACTTCAGTGACCTGCGTTGACGCACAAAGAGGAAGCAACCTTTGGACCCGTGCTTCACAAGGTCATGTCGGTGTGAGTGGTTCACAGGCAGCTCTTTTTGGTGCTGAGTCCGACGGCAAATTGGTGGCTTGGAACCGTGCAGGCGGTCAAGTCTTGTGGCAATCTGAAGCCTTGCGTTTTCGTGGCCTGACTGCACCAGTTGCAGCCGATGGACAGTTGGTGGTGGGCGATGATTTGGGTTGGTTGCATTGGATGGATGCAGGCAATGGACAAACGCTTGCGCGAATACAAATCGATGCTTCTGGCATTGCCATGCCGCCCGTTCCTCATGGAAAAACTTGGGTTGTGATCACGAAGAGTGGCTTGGTTCAAGCCCTGCGTGCCAACTAA
- the hisS gene encoding histidine--tRNA ligase: MSDKKSIEASPKAAAFKKLTAVKGMNDILPGESGKWEWLEGTVRDLMARYAYRNIRTPIVEPTALFVRGLGEVTDIVEKEMYSFEDRLNGEALTLRPESTAGVVRAVVEHNMLYEGGKRLYYMGPMFRHERPQRGRYRQFHQIGAEVLGFQGPEIDAEVILLAHDLWKAIGLKDVRLELNSLGQPPERLAHRAALIAHFEKHQEVLDEDAKRRLYSNPLRILDTKNPAMKDVVEAAPRLMDFLGEQSLAHFNALRQILDANGVQYSLNPRLVRGMDYYNLTVFEFITDQLGSQGTVCGGGRYDYLIEQVGGKPAPAVGWALGIERVLALLEEQGAAVPTAVPHAYAIVPDAQSLPVVLKHLRQLRALGVHVQMHAGSGEGIGSMKSQFKKADTSGAHFALIFGADELAQNTVSVKSLRDGGGAQRTESLENLGAWAHSLQLTS, encoded by the coding sequence ATGTCTGACAAGAAATCGATCGAGGCCAGCCCCAAGGCTGCAGCTTTCAAAAAACTCACTGCCGTCAAAGGCATGAACGACATCCTTCCAGGTGAGTCTGGTAAGTGGGAATGGTTAGAAGGCACCGTACGAGATTTGATGGCGCGCTATGCCTATCGGAACATTCGCACGCCCATCGTCGAGCCTACCGCCTTGTTTGTGCGTGGCCTGGGTGAGGTCACTGACATTGTCGAAAAAGAGATGTACTCTTTTGAAGACAGGCTCAACGGTGAGGCCCTCACATTAAGGCCCGAAAGTACAGCGGGTGTGGTACGTGCTGTAGTTGAGCACAACATGCTCTACGAAGGCGGTAAGCGCCTCTACTACATGGGCCCCATGTTTCGTCACGAACGTCCCCAGCGCGGGCGCTACCGACAGTTCCATCAAATTGGCGCAGAAGTCTTGGGCTTTCAGGGTCCTGAAATTGATGCAGAAGTGATTTTGCTGGCCCACGATTTGTGGAAAGCCATTGGCTTGAAAGATGTTCGCCTTGAGCTCAACAGTTTGGGCCAACCGCCCGAGCGCTTGGCTCACCGCGCAGCGCTCATTGCACATTTCGAAAAACACCAAGAAGTGTTGGACGAGGATGCCAAGCGCCGTCTGTATTCCAACCCATTGCGAATTTTGGACACCAAAAATCCAGCCATGAAGGATGTGGTTGAAGCCGCGCCTCGCTTGATGGACTTTTTGGGTGAGCAGTCTTTGGCGCATTTCAATGCCTTGCGGCAAATCTTGGACGCCAATGGCGTTCAATATTCTTTGAACCCCCGCTTGGTGCGGGGCATGGACTACTACAACTTGACGGTGTTTGAATTCATCACCGATCAACTCGGTTCTCAAGGCACGGTTTGTGGCGGTGGTCGATACGACTATCTCATCGAGCAAGTCGGTGGCAAGCCTGCGCCGGCGGTGGGTTGGGCTTTGGGCATCGAGCGGGTTTTGGCATTGCTGGAAGAGCAGGGGGCAGCAGTGCCCACGGCCGTACCACACGCCTATGCCATCGTGCCTGATGCGCAAAGCTTGCCAGTTGTCTTGAAGCACTTGCGTCAATTGCGCGCCTTGGGTGTCCACGTTCAAATGCATGCGGGATCGGGTGAGGGAATTGGCAGCATGAAGAGCCAATTCAAGAAAGCCGATACCAGTGGCGCACATTTCGCCCTCATTTTTGGGGCCGATGAGCTGGCTCAAAACACGGTTTCTGTGAAGTCACTGCGGGACGGCGGTGGCGCACAAAGAACAGAATCATTGGAAAACCTGGGTGCTTGGGCACACAGCCTACAATTGACCTCTTGA
- a CDS encoding YfgM family protein, with the protein MSSHLDLEEQEQLDELKHFWKQYGNAITWVLIAVMGSYVGWNGYQYWQRQQATKASALFDEVERTAASGDVAKLERSWGDMKERFPQTTYAAQSALLAAKVFQQNEKMEAAQSALKWASENAADEASAQLARIRLANLQAQQKAYDEALKTLSKPFTPAFAGLAADVQGDIGVAQNKPAEAVKAYSDAWTQLADNAEYRRLVAAKLNALGFDPTLAKGATK; encoded by the coding sequence ATGTCCTCACATCTCGACCTCGAAGAACAAGAACAACTTGACGAACTCAAGCACTTTTGGAAGCAATACGGCAATGCCATAACCTGGGTGCTGATTGCCGTGATGGGTTCCTATGTCGGCTGGAATGGTTACCAGTATTGGCAACGCCAGCAGGCGACCAAGGCATCCGCTTTATTTGATGAAGTCGAACGTACAGCTGCATCAGGTGACGTTGCCAAACTGGAGCGCTCTTGGGGGGACATGAAAGAGCGTTTCCCACAAACCACCTATGCAGCCCAGTCAGCACTTTTGGCGGCCAAAGTATTTCAACAAAATGAAAAGATGGAAGCAGCTCAGTCTGCTTTGAAATGGGCCAGCGAGAATGCAGCCGATGAGGCCAGCGCTCAATTGGCTCGCATTCGATTGGCCAATTTGCAAGCGCAGCAAAAAGCCTACGATGAAGCACTCAAAACATTGTCCAAGCCTTTCACACCAGCTTTTGCAGGCTTGGCGGCTGATGTCCAGGGTGACATTGGTGTTGCTCAAAACAAACCTGCAGAAGCAGTCAAAGCTTATTCGGACGCATGGACGCAGCTTGCAGACAATGCTGAATACCGCCGTTTGGTTGCGGCCAAATTGAATGCTTTGGGTTTTGATCCAACCCTCGCCAAGGGTGCGACGAAATGA
- a CDS encoding helix-turn-helix domain-containing protein, whose protein sequence is MTESLKDAVMPLMPASPGALIKAGRERAGVHMAVLSVNLKVSIKQLEALEADQFELLSGPVFARALAAKVCRFVKIDPDPVLALMPAATNGLKPLHILGADTSPSYQSSPSASNPNSMGMGLKLGLLALLLILSSLVFGTRWIVTSFNLDSLFVTNEVVPTMPPVQEPVSTDAAQTDLPKAMVYDSATPSAVAPPVATSPSVATPTAGSTSTASPSSSNPPSETNK, encoded by the coding sequence ATGACTGAATCCTTGAAAGACGCCGTCATGCCGCTGATGCCCGCTTCGCCAGGTGCATTGATCAAAGCGGGTCGTGAGCGTGCAGGAGTGCACATGGCTGTGTTGTCAGTCAATTTGAAAGTCTCGATCAAACAGCTTGAGGCGCTTGAAGCTGACCAGTTTGAATTGTTGTCGGGCCCCGTTTTTGCCCGTGCCTTGGCTGCCAAGGTGTGTCGTTTTGTCAAAATTGATCCTGATCCCGTGTTGGCCCTGATGCCAGCCGCCACCAATGGTTTGAAGCCATTGCATATTTTGGGGGCAGACACTTCGCCTTCGTATCAGTCAAGTCCCAGCGCTTCCAATCCCAATTCCATGGGAATGGGATTGAAACTGGGGCTATTGGCTTTACTCTTGATTCTCTCAAGTTTGGTCTTTGGCACGCGTTGGATTGTGACTTCATTCAACCTGGACAGTCTGTTTGTAACCAACGAGGTGGTGCCAACCATGCCGCCGGTTCAAGAGCCCGTTTCAACGGATGCGGCACAAACAGATTTGCCCAAAGCCATGGTGTACGACAGCGCAACGCCGTCGGCTGTTGCGCCGCCTGTTGCGACATCCCCCTCAGTTGCAACGCCCACGGCTGGATCCACGTCAACTGCAAGCCCATCTTCTTCCAACCCGCCATCAGAGACAAACAAATGA
- the ispG gene encoding flavodoxin-dependent (E)-4-hydroxy-3-methylbut-2-enyl-diphosphate synthase yields MKEPVAIPAASPLPRRSLQAIVQWGQRIVTVGGNAPVRVQSMTNTDTVDVIGSAIQVKELALAGSEMVRLTVNTPEAAEAVPHIRDQLDKMGIDVPLIGDFHYNGHRLLNDHPACAEALSKYRINPGNVGKGDKHDLQFGQMIEAAMKWNKPVRIGVNWGSLDQELLASLMDQNSQRATPWESRQVMYEALITSAITSANKAHEMGMARSQIILSCKVSGVQDLIAVYRELARRTDYSLHLGLTEAGMGTKGTVASATALSILLQEGIGDTIRVSLTPQPGEARTQEVVIASEILQSLGLRIFVPSVTACPGCGRTTSSTFQELAKQIDDFLRAQMPVWRSQYPGVENLKLAVMGCIVNGPGESKHADIGISLPGTGEAPAAPVFIDGEKKLTLRGDNIAQEFQELVSKYIEQRFGNTTSTAH; encoded by the coding sequence ATGAAAGAGCCCGTCGCTATTCCAGCCGCCTCACCTTTGCCTCGACGCAGTTTGCAAGCCATTGTCCAATGGGGGCAACGCATTGTCACGGTGGGTGGCAATGCACCGGTACGTGTGCAATCGATGACCAACACAGACACGGTGGATGTCATTGGCTCAGCCATTCAAGTCAAGGAATTGGCTCTGGCGGGATCTGAAATGGTGCGCTTGACCGTCAATACACCTGAAGCTGCTGAGGCCGTACCGCACATTCGCGATCAACTCGACAAAATGGGCATTGATGTTCCCCTTATTGGCGACTTCCATTACAACGGACATCGCTTGTTGAACGATCATCCTGCGTGCGCAGAAGCCTTGTCCAAATACCGCATCAACCCTGGCAACGTGGGCAAGGGCGACAAGCATGATTTGCAATTTGGCCAAATGATTGAAGCGGCCATGAAGTGGAACAAGCCCGTTCGCATTGGCGTCAATTGGGGTAGCTTGGACCAAGAATTGCTGGCTTCGTTGATGGACCAAAACAGCCAACGCGCAACGCCTTGGGAATCTCGTCAAGTGATGTACGAGGCACTCATTACTTCGGCCATCACCTCTGCCAACAAAGCCCATGAAATGGGCATGGCACGCTCGCAAATCATCTTGTCTTGCAAAGTTTCTGGCGTGCAAGATTTGATTGCTGTTTATCGAGAGTTGGCCCGACGCACTGACTATTCTTTGCATTTGGGTTTGACCGAAGCCGGTATGGGCACCAAAGGCACCGTGGCATCTGCCACAGCCTTGTCCATTTTGCTGCAAGAAGGCATTGGTGACACCATCCGTGTATCACTGACGCCCCAGCCCGGAGAAGCCCGCACGCAAGAGGTGGTCATCGCCTCTGAAATTTTGCAGTCCCTGGGCTTGCGAATTTTCGTGCCCAGTGTGACCGCCTGTCCTGGTTGCGGCCGCACCACCAGCAGCACTTTCCAAGAATTGGCCAAACAAATCGACGATTTTTTACGTGCACAAATGCCGGTGTGGCGTTCGCAATACCCGGGCGTTGAGAACTTAAAATTGGCCGTCATGGGTTGCATCGTGAATGGCCCCGGCGAAAGCAAGCATGCCGACATCGGCATCAGTTTGCCTGGCACAGGCGAAGCACCCGCTGCACCGGTCTTCATTGATGGCGAAAAGAAACTCACCTTGCGGGGTGACAACATTGCCCAAGAATTTCAAGAACTGGTGTCTAAGTACATCGAGCAAAGGTTTGGCAACACCACAAGCACTGCCCATTGA